One window from the genome of Nocardioides panaciterrulae encodes:
- a CDS encoding thiamine pyrophosphate-dependent enzyme, whose translation MSEIKRLMSLMTGDEKHSAAATSTLDVIQVLYERVLDVSPQRAGDAHRDRFLLSKGHGPMAYYAILCAQGFFPEDWLTGWASWDSPLGRHPDRNLVPGVEIASGSLGHGLPLAVGTALGLRAQGIGSRVVVLVGDAELDEGSNHEALELASALELDALTVVVVDNRSSSYAVPGRIEQRFAVEGWHAVTVDGRDHDVLEKALSHREVGRPNAVVAVVEEKK comes from the coding sequence GTGAGCGAGATCAAGAGACTGATGAGCCTGATGACCGGGGACGAGAAGCACTCGGCCGCCGCGACCTCGACGCTGGACGTGATCCAGGTGCTCTACGAGCGGGTGCTCGACGTGAGCCCGCAGCGCGCGGGGGACGCCCACCGGGACCGGTTCCTGCTCTCGAAGGGGCACGGGCCGATGGCCTACTACGCGATCCTGTGCGCGCAGGGCTTCTTCCCCGAGGACTGGCTGACCGGCTGGGCGTCGTGGGACTCCCCGCTGGGCCGCCACCCCGACCGCAACCTGGTGCCCGGGGTCGAGATCGCGTCCGGCTCGCTCGGGCACGGCCTGCCGCTGGCGGTGGGGACGGCGCTCGGGCTGCGGGCCCAGGGCATCGGCTCCCGGGTCGTGGTGCTGGTCGGCGACGCGGAGCTGGACGAGGGCAGCAACCACGAGGCGCTCGAGCTCGCGTCCGCGCTGGAGCTGGACGCGCTGACGGTGGTCGTGGTCGACAACCGGTCCTCGTCGTACGCCGTGCCGGGCCGGATCGAGCAGCGCTTCGCCGTCGAGGGCTGGCACGCCGTGACCGTCGACGGGCGGGACCACGACGTCCTGGAGAAGGCCCTGTCGCACCGTGAGGTCGGCCGCCCGAACGCGGTCGTCGCCGTCGTGGAGGAGAAGAAGTGA
- a CDS encoding transketolase — MSTSNPGSNRVQFTRTAAGLVDADLSVALVYAEISGQFFGPVEARHPDRVVNVGIREQLLVNVGAGMALTGLRPIVHTFGSFLVERAFEQVKLGFGHQGVGGVLVGSGGSFDVAEGGRTHQTPGDVALLDTLPGVSIHAPSTPQEVDAVLRRTVAGAGLHYVRVVEQVNTRSFPEARGRLHVVRRGSGATVIALGPVLDAALAATEGLDVTVLYSSTVRPFDGRGLRAVLGTPEVVLVEPWLAGTSSRVVAEALHDVPHRLLALGVGREELRRYGSPEDHVRAHGLDAAGLRRSLDGFLGAAT, encoded by the coding sequence GTGAGCACCTCGAACCCCGGCTCGAACCGGGTCCAGTTCACCCGCACCGCCGCCGGCCTGGTCGACGCCGACCTGTCGGTCGCCCTCGTGTACGCCGAGATCTCCGGCCAGTTCTTCGGCCCGGTGGAGGCGCGGCACCCCGACCGGGTGGTCAACGTCGGCATCCGGGAGCAGCTGCTGGTCAACGTGGGCGCGGGGATGGCCTTGACGGGCCTGCGCCCGATCGTGCACACGTTCGGCTCGTTCCTCGTCGAGCGGGCCTTCGAGCAGGTCAAGCTCGGCTTCGGACACCAGGGCGTCGGTGGCGTGCTGGTCGGCTCGGGCGGCTCGTTCGACGTCGCCGAGGGCGGTCGCACCCACCAGACGCCCGGCGACGTGGCGCTGCTCGACACGCTGCCCGGCGTCTCGATCCATGCGCCGTCGACGCCGCAGGAGGTCGACGCGGTGCTGCGGCGCACGGTCGCGGGCGCGGGGCTGCACTACGTGCGGGTCGTCGAGCAGGTCAACACCCGCTCCTTCCCCGAGGCGCGGGGCCGTCTGCACGTCGTACGCCGGGGGTCGGGGGCGACCGTGATCGCGCTCGGCCCGGTCCTCGACGCCGCGCTCGCGGCGACCGAGGGGCTGGACGTGACGGTGCTCTACTCGAGCACGGTCCGGCCGTTCGACGGCCGCGGCCTGCGCGCGGTGCTCGGCACCCCGGAGGTCGTGCTGGTCGAGCCCTGGCTCGCCGGCACCTCCTCGCGCGTGGTCGCCGAGGCGCTGCACGACGTCCCGCACCGGCTGCTCGCGCTGGGGGTGGGCCGGGAGGAGCTGCGCCGCTACGGGTCGCCCGAGGACCACGTCCGCGCCCACGGCCTCGACGCGGCCGGCCTGCGCCGTTCGCTCGACGGCTTCCTGGGGGCGGCGACCTGA